TCTGTCTGGGTTTTGGTAGGCATGActtaagataaaaaaaaagacaaaaaaccaaaaagacacCACAACCCTTAATGTCACCTGAAAATTTTGCTGTATCATTGCTCATCCCTTTTCCCAGTTCATTAAGCAGCACCAGACCAAGCTAAGGACCTTGCAGCTAACCTTTTGCTGTGCTGAACATCCTTTCTTGTCCTTTAGCCAAAACTCCTTATAACAAGCCTAGTCAATATCTTCACCACATTTCTGTCCCAAGGTTATACCCAACTCCAGTCCTCACCGGAGCAAAACTCCCACGGATTTCCATCCTCATTATTCTGCTTGACAACTGGGTGTTTCCATAATCAGGGAACAAAACTGTCCTCACCCAGCAACAGAGTCAACCGGGACAGTAGCTGCAGTTACATGATTACCTCAGTTTCTCTTATTTATAGATCTTTACAGCCTCTTTGCTGTGCCAAAAAGATCAGATTGTAAGTGCAAGTCCAACTAAAGGTTCCCACAGGTCAACCCAGCTCACAGCATGCCTGGATTTAGCTcttccatgtccttctctgAGGATGAACATACTTTTTCTACCCGCACAATGATGCAACAACACTTTTTAATCGTCACTGTAGTTACCTTGTTAACACCTCACCACCAGTGGTTTTCTTTCCAGCGATAAAGTAAAAACCAGACAACATCCCACTCTTATCCTTTCCACATCAAACGAGGAAAACAGTTTCTTTGCCTTTACTTCAAAGGTGACACGGAGGAAAACAGTTCCTGGAAAGCAAGGTCTTGCTAACCAGGAGCTTTAGCACGAGTTGAGGTTTGCTGAGCTACCACCACCCCAACCAAACATCACATTGTCACAGTACATGTTGCACCAGACTTAGGTTCACCCACAAACCTGATCACAGGGAGCCGTGACCTCAAGCTTAAATCCCTTATCTGCCCTTAAGCCGTGCCCCACCCCCGCTTTGCAGGGGAACGCCGCTGGCCTCTCCCTGTCCCGTTTGGGGGTGAAATTGGGCATTTGCCCTTTTTCAGGGGAGCGGGACTGGCCCCATTTGGGGATGAAATTGGGCATTTTCTCTTTGTGGGGGAGTACGGCTGGCCTCTGCCTGTCCCATTTAGGGTGAAACTGGGTATTTTTTCTGGGGGAGGAGGTTTATCCCGGGACTGTCCCACCCTCAGCACGGACCCTAGGGGGGTAGGAGGGGACTGTGCTGCTCCCGCTGcatcccccctttccttccccggGCCAAGGCTGCTCTTCGCTGGTGATGCTCACCTTGAGGTACTCATTCTCCGAGCGCAGCTCCTCCACCTCCCGCTGCAGTTCCTCCGGGGCTGCCGCCGGTGCCGGTTCCCCGCGGCTCGATGCTCTCCCCCAACCCGGGGCCACGGGCAGTGGATCCCCGCGGGGGCCGGGAACCGGCGCAGCCCCACGCCCGGTGCCGGTGCGTGTTGGCTCAGAGGCGGGTTGTGCGGCAGACGCCTCCCGTTCGCGGTCGCTGGAGCCGGTAGCGGACTCGGCGTCGCTGCTGGCTGCCGGGGCCAGGCGCTGCTCGTCGGAAAGCGGCTCGGAGGGGCAGTCAGACAGGTCGGAGCTGCTGTCCGTGTGGCCCACGCGGGCCAGAGCCGCCGCCGCATGGCCGCtgcccgctgccgccgccgaGACCCGCTTCCCCTTCTTACCCTTACCGGGCGGCGGAGCCCCTTCGCTACCGGGCTGCCTTCCCCCACCGCGACCACTGGGGCCCAGCTCCGGACCGCGGGCCGCCCGCTTAGCGCAGGGGGAGGCCTTGGCACCCGCCCTGCCCACGACGGTgccagcggcggcggcggccttGCCCCCCGGGGCGGTGGGGCGGCGGGAGAGGCGGCCCGGTGCTACCAGGAGCCCCGCGGTCGGCGGGTGGGCTCCCGGATGCGGTGACGGAGGAGGCCGGCTGGAGAGGCCGGGGGATTTGGGGGGTGCGGGTGGCGGTTtggcggcggtggcggcggcggagCGGGTGTGGAGGTCCTTGAGGAAGGGTCTGGCGGGCGAAGGGGCGCGGTGCAGCCGCTTCTTCTCGGCGTGCGGGTGGTGGTGGCCGggtgaaggagaagaaggatgTCGCAGAGCATCGCCGGGTCCCGGACCGGGACCGGGGTTGTGTCCAGGTCCGTTCAGAGCCTCCATGGAGCGGAcggggggcggcggggcggcAGCGGTGGCCGcaggggtgctgcagcagcagcaggacgggcagcctcctccagcctccccgCTCGCTCTCTCATCACTTCTGCTTCTCCCAGACACAGCCCTCACACTTTTCTTTCTCGAGCCCCCTCTTCCTGcccccacaccaccacctcctcctcctcctcctcctccttcttcttctcctcctcctcctcctcgccgCTTTCTCTCGAGCACTGATTTGTTTCAATAAAACGAGCCCAAATCCCCCGGTGGcagcctccacctcctccacctccttctcctccttcttctcctcctcccttttctccttcccctcccgcTCCCCTCTCCGCCTGCCTCAGCTTGATGCAGCTCAAGTTGTGATGCAGCCCAAAATAAaaacctccttttttcccccctcaaccTCAGGCAAAGATTGCCTTGCAACCCTCCAccgcccccctcctcctctctgctctacTCAACCACCCGGCACCGCTAACCCATGGCTGCCCCCTGCTCCAGTCCCCGGCCCCGTCCGCCGCCGCCTCCGACCGGCTCCTGAAATAGCCCCGCGGCTGCCGGGGCCGCTCCGGTGCCCGCCCGTGCGCAGGATCCGCCCTTTCTGACAAGCAGCCAGGCTCCGCCGGCTCCGCTCCCTGCGAACTACTTTCCCCGCACGCTTTATTCCAAGGGCGGCTCTACCAGCTGcttcacacaatcacagcatcacagcctggcttgagttggaagggaccccaaaggtTATCTAAtttcaacccccttgccatgggcagggacacctcctcctaaagcaggttgctcaaggctccatccaacctggttttgaacacttcaaggcttggagcctccacaacttccctggcaacctgtttcagtgcctcatcaccctcacggggaggaatttcttcctaatgtctaatctcaatccagcttcttccagtttgaagccattattcTTCATCCTGTCATTCCATGCCTTTgagaaaaatccctctccagctttcctgtagcctccttcaaatATTGGGAGGcagctcttaggtctccctagtgctttctcttctctgggctgaacaactccgactcttccagcctgtcctcacagcagaggtccttcagccctctgatcatctttgtggtctactct
The window above is part of the Indicator indicator isolate 239-I01 chromosome 6, UM_Iind_1.1, whole genome shotgun sequence genome. Proteins encoded here:
- the LOC128967468 gene encoding microtubule cross-linking factor 1-like; the protein is MEALNGPGHNPGPGPGPGDALRHPSSPSPGHHHPHAEKKRLHRAPSPARPFLKDLHTRSAAATAAKPPPAPPKSPGLSSRPPPSPHPGAHPPTAGLLVAPGRLSRRPTAPGGKAAAAAGTVVGRAGAKASPCAKRAARGPELGPSGRGGGRQPGSEGAPPPGKGKKGKRVSAAAAGSGHAAAALARVGHTDSSSDLSDCPSEPLSDEQRLAPAASSDAESATGSSDREREASAAQPASEPTRTGTGRGAAPVPGPRGDPLPVAPGWGRASSRGEPAPAAAPEELQREVEELRSENEYLKVSITSEEQPWPGEGKGGCSGSSTVPSYPPRVRAEGGTVPG